A window of Oncorhynchus masou masou isolate Uvic2021 chromosome 16, UVic_Omas_1.1, whole genome shotgun sequence genomic DNA:
CCGTGTGGAGGAACTGGATGGAACTAACAAACTACTGGTACAACAAACAGAAACCCTGTGCAAAGCTCCACGGCATGTAGGCCTATGACAGCGTGGGAGTGGGTGAGGAGGGTGTATGGATGTGCTTTTGAAGAGTGTGAATAGGTGAGAGTATAGAGATGGGGTTCATttatctgacctctctcttctGAAAACCCATAACAGTGCAAGAAAACGTCCATCCTGGGGCTATGACTCGAAGCGTAATTTAACAACATGTACCACTATAGCCTATCGTCAGTGAGTTTCAAATTAGGGACAGAGCACTGTCTGAGTCTTAGCCAGTCTATTTGCCAGCTCTGCTTAGGGCATATCATGGGGCATAGATTAATACAGCCCACAATGCTAAAATTAATCGACCAACTCCTTTTGTAAATTGGCCTGTCTTGAGGCTTCCTCTTCTGAGTGAGCTTGTAGGATGCTTTCTCACACTGACATAATCATTTGTACCCGAACTCTTTTCAGTTGTGAACAATACAATGCTTCCATTTGGCAGACACCCTCGCTGAAGCACATATAAAAGGCTGAGTAAGACAGAATTGGTTTTAAGGTTCTCACGTCAATATCAATGTATTACGCCAAAGAACTCCGAGACAAGCCATTACACGGTGCTGCTGCCCTAATGCACAGTGCCAGTGAGGGAGTGTTAAAGTCAAACAAAGCCAAACGGCTGTCGAACATTGCAGTACATCAGCACCAACTGGTGAAGTGGTTGCATACAGTACTCAAAACATGTCCTGATACATGTACCATAATatcttcatgtctgtctgtctccctaaaATGCAGTTTCTTGTGATAGTTTTCTTATGATAATTGGTAGCCCTCTTAGGGCATGGAAACTATTTTTTTAAGTATCAATATCTCCTGAATGAATGGTGTTAATGTGGGAATCTTTGGTATGATATGGTGAATATACACACGGTGCAGTCGTACATTTGTTTGGGTCCTGTAAAGCTGATGATGGATCAAAAATGTTTCTTGGTTTCATGGTGAGGCTTTTCCACAGTGTTTCCATTCGTAGCTTACGTCCTCAATGatgcttgtgtatgtgtgctgtatGTTCTTTATATTGACTGGCAACATTTTAGAGAAGCCAAACCCGGCCCACTCCCTTTCAAACTCTCCTGTCCCCATGGTGACTGTATGTGTCTTAGCCCATAGGGTCCTGGCAGTGTGTGCAGTAGGCCATGTCGTCAGAGTACAACTCCACCTGGATGGTGGTGCTATAGAAACCAAACTTGGTTTGGAGGATCTCTGTAGCCTCCTTAAGGACACTCTGGGGATCAGCATtcttctctggaaaacaacaatGACCATAACAGATGTCAACAATCatctattttatttaacctttatttaactaggcaagtcagtgaagaacaaattcttatttacaatgacagcctaggaacggtgggttaactgccttgttcaggggcaaaacgacagatttttttttaccttgccagctcagagattcgatccagcaacctttcagttactggcccaaagctctaaccactaggctacctgtcgccccataCCGTAATGTCTAACTGTGAAGTTATGtatgatatttttttattttggccACAATTGGCAATGTGTGTGAATGAACATGCTAGACTGTATGTGCACAATCTAAATGGATGTGCCAGATTGAGTAAAGTTGGTTTCTGACCGATGGCTACGTGGACAGAGACCAGGGTCTGTCCTGCGGTCAGGGCCCACACGCGCAGGTTGTGCATAGACTTCACCATCTTCAGAGACAGCAACACCTCCTTCACGGAGTCAAACTCTATTCCCCTAGGAGCCCCTGTAAAAGATTTGAGGACAGATGAGTATTACATCAATAGTTCATTCACTTCATGGAACTCACGGCCATGTTCTACTGATGTATTTCTCCTTAAATAAATGATTTTTACAAACTGAGGAAAATGTCTGGATAAACATTTTATTGTTTGAATTCACCTGGACTCAGGTCAGAGCAAGAGAAACAGAAAAGGCTGTTGAGTTGAGTTTACCTTCCATGAGTACCCTGAAGACATCCCtgaggatggtgatggtggtccCCAGGACAAACACGGAGAAGAGGAAGGTACAAATGGGATCTGCTACTTTGTATTCAGGCTGCAACAGAAGGTCCACAGGAGAGAGTatgaggagagcagaggggagtgGTATCAGCTGGTGATGGGGTGCTGCTCTACTGATGTCATAACACATTAGGCCAGTCAGATCACAGGGAGGGTTTTTAACAGAAGAGCAATATATACCCAGCCAATTCTGTCTTACCCAGCAGGGTGATGAAATGAGTTAAACCCCTTCCTATTGAGACTGTAAATATAAATATAAGGGATACACTTGTTGCActgtaaataaatacagtataacAATATGCCATAATGTAATTTGTACTGTAAGATGTTTGTAAACACTAGTATTTGTTACTGACCCTGAAGAAGATGACGATGGCAGCCACTAGGACCCCAACACTCTGTAGGAGGTCTCCCAACACGTGAATGAAGGCTGCTCTCACACTGGTGTTGCCATGGCCATGACCCAGAAGAGCATGGGAGTGGCCGTGACCCACATGGGAGTGGCTGTGACCCACAGGGCTCTGCCCGTTCTCGTCTATCTGCTGGTAGCCTGAGCCTTGGGCGTGGAAGGTGGTAGAGTGGTGGAGGATGTACGCCATGCTACaggacagagggaacagagaatgCTACATGTCAATAGTCTAAAGTTCCTCCTCTTAGTTTTTCTTAAATTCATATGCTTTGGGGGGAAAAGACAGCATAGTTGGATGCAATACATGTCTGACTCCAGCTGTTATTTGCATCACTTTGTGTAGTTTTTCCAGATCAAGCCGTGATAGTGAACCCCTCACATGATGTTTACTATGACGGCACAGCCGGAGGTGATGAGCATCGCTTGACTGTTGATCTCATAGTCGTTCCTGACTATCCTCTCGATGGCCAGGTACACCAGCACCCCAGTCACTATCCAGATGGACATCACTGACACCAGGGCTCCTAGGATCTCTGTGGGGGTTGGAGACAGTGGCGATCAGTATCGCACATCCAATGACCCCTGGAAAGGTCATTTTAGAGCATTGTGACCGTGGCTATTATCATTCAGCTATTACAACATTCGCCATGTAATCTGGAGTTTAAATGGTAAAAGAGAAAGTACATTCACAGATGTTTTAAGGTGATATGTCATGGGCCTAACCTGAGCGGTGCCATCCAAAGGTCATGGTTTTGGTGGGCGGTCTGGAGGAGATCCACAGGGAGAAGAGACTGACCATCATGCTGCCAAAGTCAGTCAGGAGGTGAGCTGCATCTGTCATGATAGCCAAACTGTGGGCCAGGTAGCCACCTATAGACACATTGACACAATGGAGATGTCTCAGAGGCAGGCGCACATCAGGTCCATGTTTTAGATGCTATTGATGATGACTAGGTCTCATGAATGGAAAATACAGACTGTGTTTTTGAACAACTAAACTATTATATTTTGATTACAATGACAGCTAAATCAAATTTCACTTAAAGGGCGGCTgaacttcctgatttggcctaATTTTACATTTATTAAATTAAGAAATGCTAGCGACCATGTCTGAATTCAAACGTGAGTTGGTTTCAGGGTGTGGCTTGATGTTGGTGTCTCTTGTGTGTTCGTAAATTAACTGGCTGGTGACTGTGGCAAAATTGGTTTGGCTTTGGGTTTCCTATCTCCAGGGTTAGTTAGGGGTTGTCAATAAATTGCACAATGTAAATGagacaatattttcatgttgcacacCTCTAAGTtctcattaaatgctttcaatatttgtatatACATTTTTACAATTTATAGTTGGTGGCCacgtcacatggtcaggaaaagCTCCTGGCCCTAGGTATGAAATAGTATTAATCAGTCTAAAATGCTATCTTCCAGCCTTACCTATGACCTCTCCAATCATGAAGATGAGGCACACAATGGAGGCGACGTACAGCTTCTTCTTAGCCAGAAGCTTGTCATGGTTCTCCTCACTCACTGCTTTGTTACCATGGCAATGGGCACCAACAGGCTGCTTCTTCAGCTTGGTGGCACCAGTCGCATCTCCGTTTTCAAACGGGAAGTTGGGATAGTCTTCTTTGGATTCTGGAAAGGAACTGAAAAAGATCAAAGATGATGAATACATTAGAACTAGTGTATATATGGAGGTTGAaaaaccctgacctagtgagatctaCATAGAGGAGGCTTAACCAAGCTAGCCGTCTTGATCACTTCCAAGTTTCGTTCTTGCTGGCATCAAAAGTATAAAAAGTATTAATAGGAGACCGAATGCATTCGGGCCACCATCTAATTGGCCTCCATataactcttacagaatttccacatgGACAGGGATATAGGAAATGTAATCTAAACCTATTGGatgataatttgttcttaactaagaTAAAATAATTCATAATTTACTTTTTTTGTacaacataggtacagcagatccccttattgtatgggacactttcaAATGTACTTTTAGAGACCATTCAATACAATGCTCATCGTTAAAACTAAAGTAGTTTAGGTCAAAAGAGATTAGACTAATAAAGAAAATAGAAGAAGTAACAGCGCAGGTAGATGGTAATGGAAACTGTACTATAGAGGCACAAAAtaggttagaggaaaaacaaaaagaaatggaggtaCTTATTCAAGGACGATTAAGTGTAATGTATGACAAAAATAAAATGAACTGAATGGAAAATTGTGAAAAATGCACAAAATGTTtgaatcttcaacatagaaattctaccaaaaataatttacagAACCTCATTACAAATGGAGTTAtccatgattcaccaaattatattttgaaagaggaagcaaaatattttaagcatgtttttttttctcagtcTCCTCCATTTCCACAGAATTATGTTAATTGTAAGGATTTCTTtcctaataatactaatactaataataataataatgtaaaattaacacaTTTACAGAAAGACCTGTGTGAAAGCCAACTTACAGAAGAGGGCCTTTTTGAGGCAATAAAATATTTtcagtctgcagaaacactaTGGCTTAATggtataccagtagaggtatatcATACCTTTTTTATGTACTCAAAGAtacattattagcatgttttaattaCTATTATACAACTGGTAGACTCAGGTACTCAacaggaaggtctgatttcattacaaCTAAAACAGGACCCAGGTGATaagtataaagatccagtccatttaaaaaactgGAGGCCTCTAACACTTCAATGTTGTATTTCGCCAGGATTTTCACATCACATAGCACATAGAATAAAAAAGGATTTACCAGAtgttgttcatcctgatcagaccaTTTTTTTTAACATGgattggagataatatacgacaaTTACTTGAAACAATTTAACATTATGAAACATTGAAGATGTCTAGTCTTCATAGCagaaaaggcatttgataaagtatgactagaatttatttataaatgcctggattaCTTAACATTTTGGTGAATCTCTTATACAATAATGGGTTAAAGTTCTGTACAGCAACCCCAGATGTAAAATAGTAGTTACTTCTCAGAAACTATTGAGCTTTTAAGATGAGTAAAAAACAAGGCTGTCCGTTGTCTCCACACCTATTTATTATGTCCAttgaaatgttagctattaaaattagatccaacaaGAAGATCAAGGGGTTAGAAATCCAGGGGACAAGGGACAAAAATAAAAGTGtcaatgtatgctgatgactctaGGTTTTTCTTAAATCCACAATCTGGAACCATGCACAGTCTCATCGAATATCTTGAATATCACTTTTCTAGCCTCTCTGGATTAAAATCTAATTATGACATGTGTACTATAGTATGTATTGGATCTCTAAAAAAATACAGTGTTTACAGTACCTTGTAGTTTACCAAAAAAATGGGCGGATGAGGAAGTAGACATAATTAGTATTATTATATAACATTCTTGCCACCAACATAATGCTATAGCATAGAAATCCAGGGGACAAAAATAAAAGTGTCAATGTATGCTGAGTTTTAAAGTTTTAAATTGACTCTAGTTTTAAATTATTATATAACATTCTTGCCACCAACATAAGAATGTTATATAATAATTTACATTGAAAAACTCTGTTTTGAATCAAGTGTAGTTTTTTgtaccagttcataaaccatgtgccatgcaATTGGTACATCGAAAATAtcccatttattttgcaacctgtatggcacagctgtcaacatttttgtcCTCTGAGGAAACTGGTATATTTTTCTAATAATGCAAGTTTTTTCTTAAATCCGCAGGAGAAgtctttgaatgtctttgaatgtccttcagtggcccagccagagcccagacttgaacccgaacaaacatctctggagagacctggaaatagctgtgcagcaactctaTATGTGGGGCatacaacaatctcagctctgtagattttgTTGCGATGAAACAGAATCAATAGATAATTGATTCTGGTATTGCCCCttatgtagcttgtttctggtcacaggttcaggaatgatTTTATAAAATCACAATGTGCACTTAAAATGAACcttacaaatagcagtgttgggcGATTTGGAAAGCATTGGTCAGTCAATAAATAATACTCGTAGGAAAGGTTAAGAaattgaaaatattttttttatatcacatttacataagtattcagaccctttactcagtactttgataaagcacctttggcagcgattacagcctcaagtcttcttgagtatgacgctagaagcttggcacacctgtatttgggtagtttctcccattcttctctgcagatcctctcaagctctgtcaggttggatagggagagttgctgcacagctatttccaggtatctccagagatgtttgttcgggttcaagtccgggctctggctgggccactgaaggacattcaaagacttgtcctgaagccattcctgcgttgtcttggctgtatgcttaggg
This region includes:
- the LOC135557287 gene encoding proton-coupled zinc antiporter SLC30A2-like, with translation MDTTVNSEMNSEKSHLVSEKNGKMYSLKSSFPESKEDYPNFPFENGDATGATKLKKQPVGAHCHGNKAVSEENHDKLLAKKKLYVASIVCLIFMIGEVIGGYLAHSLAIMTDAAHLLTDFGSMMVSLFSLWISSRPPTKTMTFGWHRSEILGALVSVMSIWIVTGVLVYLAIERIVRNDYEINSQAMLITSGCAVIVNIIMAYILHHSTTFHAQGSGYQQIDENGQSPVGHSHSHVGHGHSHALLGHGHGNTSVRAAFIHVLGDLLQSVGVLVAAIVIFFRPEYKVADPICTFLFSVFVLGTTITILRDVFRVLMEGAPRGIEFDSVKEVLLSLKMVKSMHNLRVWALTAGQTLVSVHVAIEKNADPQSVLKEATEILQTKFGFYSTTIQVELYSDDMAYCTHCQDPMG